One Glycine max cultivar Williams 82 chromosome 6, Glycine_max_v4.0, whole genome shotgun sequence DNA segment encodes these proteins:
- the LOC100814724 gene encoding uncharacterized protein encodes MEGGKRITVSPRPCCGRRIVAAKKRPRANDGFVNSVKKLQRREISSKRDRAFTMSDAQERFRNIRLQEEYDTHDPKGPSSMVLPFLRKRSKIIEIVAARDIVFALAQSGVCAAFSRETNQRICFLNVSPDEVIRSLFYNKNNDSLITVSVYASDSYSSLKCRSTRIEYIRRGTPDAGFALFESESLKWPGFVEFDDVNGKVLTYSAQDSIYKVFDLKNYTMLYSISDKNVQEIKISPGIMLLIYAKASSHVPLKILSIEDGTILKSFSHLLYRNKKVDFIEQFNEKLLVKQENENLQILDVRTFEHTEVCRSEFMTPSAFIFLYENQLFLTFRNRTVAVWNFRGELVTSFEDHLLWHPDCNTNNIYITSDQDLIISYCKADSDDSLSEGNAGSINVSNILTGKCLAKIRASNSFPVDNSCSDNPSGSCCCNSKKRKHGSKTRSTVAEALEDITALFYDEERNEIYTGNRHGLVHVWSN; translated from the exons atggaaggtgGCAAGAGAATTACGGTGAGCCCTCGACCTTGCTGCGGCCGCAGAATCGTTGCCGCGAAGAAGAGACCGCGTGCGAACGATGGCTTCGTCAACAGCGTCAAGAAACTACAGAGACGCGAAATCAGCTCCAAGCGTGATCGCGCTTTCACCATGAGCGACGCTCAAGAGAGATTCCGGAATATTCGCTTGCAG GAAGAATATGATACGCATGATCCGAAAGGTCCTTCATCTATGGTGTTGCCGTTTCTGAGAAAAAGATCAAAGATTATTGAGATTGTAGCAGCACGCGATATTGTTTTTGCTCTTGCACAATCGGGTGTTTGTGCGGCATTTAGCCGAG AGACCAATCAACGGATATGCTTTTTGAATGTTAGTCCTGATGAAGTTATAAGAAGTCtgttttataacaaaaataacgACTCACTTATCACAGTTTCTGTATATGCTTCAGACAGTTACAGTTCTTTGAAGTGCAGAAGCACAAGGATTGA ATATATAAGGAGGGGTACACCAGATGCTGGCTTTGCTCTTTTTGAATCCGAGTCTCTGAAGTGGCCAGGTTTTGTTGAGTTTGATGATGTAAATGGGAAGGTATTAACGTACTCTGCTCAAGACAG CATATACAAGGTATTTGACCTGAAAAACTATACGATGCTGTACTCTATTTCGGATAAAAATGTCCAAGAGATTAAGATCAG CCCGGGAATCATGTTGTTGATTTATGCTAAAGCAAGTAGCCATGTCCCCCTTAAAATCCTTTCAATAGAAGATGGTACTATTTTGAAGTCATTCAGTCATCTCCTTTATCGGAATAAGAAGGTAGATTTTATTGAACAGTTCAACGAAAAGCTACTTGTAAAGCAAGAAAACGAGAACCTCCAAATTCTTGAT gtgCGGACTTTTGAACATACGGAAGTTTGCAGAAGTGAATTTATGACACCGTCtgcatttatttttctatatgaGAACCAATTGTTCCTAACATTTCGAAATCGTACTGTGGCTGTGTGGAACTTCCGTGGAGAGCTGGTAACTTCTTTTGAGGATCACCTCTTGTGGCATCCTGACTGCAACaccaacaatatatatataaccagtGACCAGGATCTTATCATATCCTACTGTAAAGCTGATTCTGATGATTCGTTGTCTGAAGGAAATG CAGGTTCCATCAACGTCAGCAACATCTTAACTGGCAAGTGTCTGGCCAAAATAAGAGCAAGTAACAGCTTTCCAGTGGATAACAGTTGCAGTGACAATCCTTCAGGTAGCTGTTGTTGTAATTCAAAGAAGCGAAAACATGGATCCAAGACGAGGAGCACTGTTGCAGAAGCCTTGGAAGACATTACTGCTCTCTTCTATGATGAAGAGCGCAATGAAATCTATACAGGCAACAGGCATGGACTAGTTCATGTCTGGTCCAACTAA